From Stegostoma tigrinum isolate sSteTig4 chromosome 4, sSteTig4.hap1, whole genome shotgun sequence, a single genomic window includes:
- the LOC125452815 gene encoding uncharacterized protein LOC125452815: MLTLFLTVSFLFRHQVAAREKVEEVDNFCKEIDCVLPETAILENGYEEVTFNPTPWLETAVVGKNLNDAVKAGLDRLFKYSQLNNDEETIVPLTPPWGVIGSIKDGKIQNNFKVFMILSPQAKEAPKPTDTLVQIGQKISAPFYLMTFDESDGSNLSSEQYEGRVFQLMKALEADNRPFDKSVFYLCCFNGHGLMEVAFEKKV; this comes from the exons ATGCTGACACTGTTCTTAACTGTGTCTTTCCTCTTCAGACATCAAGTTGCTGCTCGGGAAAAGGTGGAAGAGGTGGACAACTTCTGTAAAGAAATTGATTGTGTCTTACCAGAGACCGCCATTTTGGAGAAC GGTTATGAAGAAGTTACATTTAATCCGACTCCATGGCTTGAAACAGCAGTTGTTGGAAAGAATTTGAATGATGCAGTGAAGGCCGGCCTTGATCGACTTTTCAAATATTCACAGCTCAACAACGATGAAG AAACAATTGTTCCCCTCACTCCACCCTGGGGAGTCATTGGAAGCATAAAAGATggcaaaatacaaaataatttcaaagtaTTCATGATATTATCTCCTCAAGCTAAAGAAGCACCGAAACCAACAGATACATTGGTTCAAATAGGACAAAAAATCTCTGCTCCGTTCTATCTCAT GACATTTGATGAAAGTGATGGCAGTAACCTTAGCAGCGAACAATATGAAGGGCGAGTGTTCCAATTGATGAAGGCTTTGGAAGCAGACAACAGACCCTTTGACAAAAGTGTCTTTTACCTTTGTTGTTTTAATGGACATGGGCTAATGGAAGTTGCCTTTGAAAAGAAAGTTTGA